The proteins below come from a single Oenanthe melanoleuca isolate GR-GAL-2019-014 chromosome Z, OMel1.0, whole genome shotgun sequence genomic window:
- the CRHBP gene encoding corticotropin-releasing factor-binding protein: MPSAFQFQCHLVLIFLAASKGETRYLEVRDAGEDDPFLLLSEDLKRELSAGQIYRRSLRCIDMLSTEGQFTFTADQPQLHCATFFIGEPEELITIHYDFVNIDCRGGDFLKVFDGWILKGEKFPSSLDHPLTTSQRYVDFCESGDIQRSIRSSQNVAMIFFRIQQAGSGFTVTVKKNSNLFPCNVISQTPSGRFTMVIPHQHRNCSFSIIYPVVIKISDLIVGHLNGLFLKKPSAGCAGVGDFVELLGGAGLDPSKMFPLADLCHSFHGSAQMKIGCDNTVLRMVSSGKHINRVTFEYHQLDLQETETRKENSIEEFCFPSI; the protein is encoded by the exons ATGCCGTCTGCTTTCCAGTTTCAGTGCCACCTCGTCCTCATCTTCCTGGCAGCCTCCAAGGGAGAAACCAGATACCTAGAG GTGAGGGATGCTGGTGAAGATGACCCCTTCCTACTCCTCAGTGAAGATCTGAAGCGAGAGCTGTCTGCAGGACAGATCTACCGGCGATCACTCC GGTGCATCGACATGCTGAGTACGGAGGGGCAGTTCACCTTCACCGCCGACCAGCCGCAGCTGCACTGCGCTACCTTCTTCATCGGGGAGCCCGAGGAGCTCATCACCATTCACTACGACTTCGTCAACATCGACTGCCGAGGCGGGGACTTCCTGAAG GTGTTTGATGGATGGATACTGAAGGGAGAGAAATTTCCCAGTTCCTTGGACCATCCACTCACCACTTCTCAAAGATATGTAGACTTCTGTGAAAGTGGGGATATTCAGAGGAGCATCAGATCATCACAGAACGTGGCAATGATCTTCTTCAGGATTCAGCAAGCAGGCAGTGGATTTACTGTCACAGTCAAGAAAAACAGCAACCTCTTCC cttgCAATGTCATCTCTCAGACCCCCTCAGGAAGGTTTACCATGGTCATtcctcaccagcacagaaactgCAGCTTCTCCATAATCTACCCAGTGGTGATAAAAATATCTGATCTTATCGTGGGACATTTAAATGGTCTCTTTTTAAAG AAACCatctgcaggctgtgcaggagtGGGAGATTTTGTAGAGCTTCTCGGAGGAGCTGGCTTAGACCCATCCAAGATGTTTCCACTAGCTGACCTCTGTCACTCCTTTCATGGGTCTG CCCAGATGAAGATTGGCTGTGACAACACCGTGCTGCGAATGGTCTCCAGTGGCAAACACATCAACCGTGTGACATTTGAGTATCATCAGCTGGACCTGCAGGAAACAGAAACAAGGAAGGAGAACAGCATTGAGGAATTCTGCTTCCCTAGTATCTGA
- the S100Z gene encoding protein S100-Z, whose translation MTTPLEDAMDTLIRIFYHYSGKEGDRNKLSKGELKELLTSELTDFLSGQKDPLLVDKIMNDLDSNKDNEVDFNEFVILVAALTVACNDFFEEQLKKEDF comes from the exons ATGACCACTCCACTGGAAGATGCAATGGACACCTTGATCAGGATTTTCTATCACTACTCTGGCAAAGAAGGAGACAGAAACAAGCTCAGTAAAGGAGAACTCAAGGAGCTTCTCACCAGTGAGCTCACTGACTTCCTTTCA GGCCAAAAGGACCCCCTCCTGGTTGATAAAATTATGAATGACCTGGACTCCAATAAGGACAATGAAGTGGATTTTAATGAATTTGTCATTCTGGTTGCTGCTTTGACTGTGGCATGTAATGATTTCTTTGAAGAACAGTTAAAGAAAGaggacttttaa